In a genomic window of Meriones unguiculatus strain TT.TT164.6M chromosome 8, Bangor_MerUng_6.1, whole genome shotgun sequence:
- the LOC110551956 gene encoding LOW QUALITY PROTEIN: olfactory receptor 5AK2-like (The sequence of the model RefSeq protein was modified relative to this genomic sequence to represent the inferred CDS: inserted 1 base in 1 codon) → MTQENGTEVKGFYLLGFGVQHNIQCVLFIVFLVIYVTSTVGNSGMILLINTDSRLQTPMYFFLQHLAFVAICYTSAIXPKMLQNFTVEDRSISFGGCVLQLVTYAISATCDCCLLAAVAVDRCATICRPLHYPVLMSRKVCIWMVASSYLIGSINSSVHTGFTFSLSYCKSNHVNHFFCDVPPIISLSCSNTDTNVRLLVIFVGFNLVFTVLVIILSYMYIMAAILKMSSAAGRRKTFSTCASHLTAVSIFYGTLAYMYLQPHSDRSEENMKVASVFYGIVIPMLNPLIYSLRNKEVKDDIKATGKKFFRFDSR, encoded by the exons ATGACACAAGAAAATGGGACTGAAGTCAAGGGCTTCTATCTTCTGGGTTTTGGAGTCCAGCACAACATTCAGTGTGTCCTCTTCATTGTGTTTCTTGTCATCTATGTGACATCCACAGTGGGTAACTCTGGGATGATCCTCCTCATCAACACAGACTCCAGACTTCAGactcccatgtacttcttcctgcaACATCTGGCTTTCGTTGCCATCTGTTACACATCTGCCA ACCCCAAGATGCTGCAGAACTTCACGGTAGAAGACAGATCCATATCATTTGGAGGGTGTGTGCTGCAACTAGTGACCTATGCAATATCTGCTACTTGTGACTGCTGCCTGCTGGCAGCTGTGGCAGTGGACCGCTGTGCTACCATCTGCAGACCACTTCATTATCCCGTACTCATGTCCCGAAAAGTCTGCATCTGGATGGTAGCCAGTTCCTATCTCATCGGATCAATAAATTCTTCAGTACACACAGGCTTTACATTTTCATTGTCATACTGTAAATCTAATCACGTCAATCACTTTTTCTGTGATGTCCCCCCAATTATTAGCCTTTCGTGCTCCAACACTGACACCAACGTCAGGCTTCTTGTTATCTTTGTTGGATTCAACTTGGTGTTCACTGTGTTGGTCATCATCCTTTCCTACATGTACATCATGGCCGCCATCCTAAAGATGTCCTCCGCTGCAGGGAGGAGGAAAACCTTCTCCACGTGTGCCTCCCACCTGACAGCAGTCTCCATTTTCTACGGAACCCTGGCTTACATGTACTTACAACCTCATTCTGACCGTTCTGAGGAGAACATGAAAGTAGCCTCTGTGTTTTATGGCATTGTGATTCCCATGTTGAACCCTCTGATCTACAGCTTGAGGAACAAGGAAGTAAAAGATGATATAAAAGCCACAGGGAAAAAGTTCTTCAGATTTGATTCACGATAA